One Streptosporangiales bacterium genomic window carries:
- a CDS encoding DUF2188 domain-containing protein, which produces MPATVPVQALRGTGLNEGGTVALTRNEFVVIPTGTDWQIKRNGEDFLAVQSKEVAVDEAVFQAARSEPSHVVVKRLDGSTEDEATFGDVPGAPSANGRHQSWSA; this is translated from the coding sequence GTGCCCGCTACCGTGCCCGTCCAGGCACTGCGAGGGACCGGCCTCAACGAAGGGGGGACCGTGGCACTGACACGTAACGAGTTCGTGGTCATACCGACCGGGACCGACTGGCAGATCAAGCGCAACGGCGAGGACTTCCTGGCAGTCCAGAGCAAGGAAGTCGCGGTCGACGAAGCCGTCTTCCAGGCCGCCAGGAGCGAGCCGAGCCACGTCGTCGTCAAGCGCCTCGACGGCAGCACCGAGGACGAGGCCACCTTCGGCGACGTCCCCGGAGCGCCGAGCGCCAACGGCCGGCACCAGTCGTGGTCGGCCTGA